In Thiospirochaeta perfilievii, a single window of DNA contains:
- a CDS encoding methyl-accepting chemotaxis protein translates to MNKKIVKIDSENVIDQLQKLSQNIIGYKTSYESVNLQIADRLPKIEDKINKNINSVTKLQEMISDSCTIGHESDAFLHFNQNLNKTIKTLDDNKSIELEAFKELKETIEQLNTTIKRIINVDEISEKLKVFAINSIVYAQQNGERGRGYQFISEEFVKLSEDLAKSTKTIKGVGKDLEEQSSSLLKILEDYNQHSIENNKYITDKYKTIQNNLEKDIKELYTSLDSCTSHLNNLKKPINNIMSMLQGQDIIHQQIDHIIKNIEESIEVLTQNSLLLNSPDKDSKEYVDIIALLNFLFITIEKQLKRTKTDLLKMIGRLEDPIKNIEETVNIVIKDRGLLDKNYKSLVSKIFSKPLDTIQKVSKRVETNQIKQNNIVFKLKEIEDLMLKQTQLSKKFAPQMEMIKNLLFLANVEQKRNQLRIDLDSSNSVFNESTFTELEEVIEKTGSSQQDLTKKIVTVVNIFNSQEVNIQKNRVGLNSSGDDLKKTEKVFYQDYEEYHRLTNELSSEIINYRELFAKLRELDNNLYEKINIFSSLKNIIINITEDKDILGDLNNNVFRGTVIQRVLDSLTVDEERVTILEEFPELDIEETTGSSITLF, encoded by the coding sequence ATGAATAAAAAGATAGTTAAAATTGATAGTGAAAACGTTATAGACCAACTTCAAAAGTTATCCCAGAATATAATTGGGTATAAAACAAGTTATGAGTCTGTAAATTTACAAATTGCAGATAGACTGCCAAAGATTGAAGATAAAATTAATAAGAACATCAACTCTGTAACAAAGTTGCAAGAGATGATTAGTGACTCATGTACTATAGGTCATGAATCTGATGCTTTTCTACACTTTAATCAAAACTTAAATAAGACAATAAAAACCTTAGATGACAATAAGAGTATAGAGCTTGAAGCTTTTAAAGAACTTAAAGAGACAATTGAACAACTAAACACTACTATTAAGAGAATTATCAATGTTGATGAGATATCAGAAAAACTAAAAGTTTTTGCTATAAATTCAATTGTTTATGCCCAACAAAATGGAGAGAGAGGAAGAGGTTATCAATTTATCTCTGAAGAATTTGTTAAGTTATCTGAAGATCTAGCTAAAAGTACAAAAACAATTAAAGGTGTAGGAAAAGATCTAGAAGAACAATCATCATCATTATTAAAAATTTTAGAAGATTATAATCAACATAGCATAGAGAACAACAAGTATATAACTGATAAGTATAAAACTATTCAAAATAATCTAGAAAAAGATATCAAGGAACTTTACACATCATTAGATAGTTGTACCTCCCATCTAAATAATCTAAAAAAGCCTATTAATAATATTATGTCTATGCTTCAAGGGCAGGATATAATACACCAACAAATTGATCACATTATTAAAAATATAGAAGAGTCTATAGAGGTTTTAACTCAAAACAGTTTATTACTAAATTCGCCAGATAAAGATTCGAAAGAGTATGTAGACATAATCGCACTACTAAACTTTCTATTTATTACTATCGAGAAACAACTAAAACGTACAAAAACAGACCTTCTAAAAATGATTGGTAGGTTAGAAGACCCTATAAAAAATATTGAAGAAACAGTAAATATTGTTATTAAGGATCGGGGTCTTTTAGATAAGAACTACAAATCTTTAGTTTCTAAGATCTTCTCTAAACCCTTGGATACTATTCAGAAAGTCTCTAAAAGAGTAGAAACAAACCAGATTAAACAAAATAATATTGTTTTTAAGCTTAAAGAGATTGAGGATCTGATGCTTAAACAGACCCAGCTTTCAAAGAAGTTTGCCCCTCAAATGGAGATGATTAAAAACCTACTCTTTTTAGCTAATGTAGAACAGAAACGAAACCAATTAAGGATAGACCTAGATAGTAGCAATAGTGTATTTAATGAGTCTACATTTACTGAGTTAGAGGAAGTTATAGAGAAAACTGGTAGTTCTCAACAAGATCTTACAAAAAAAATTGTTACAGTAGTCAATATTTTTAACTCCCAAGAGGTTAATATTCAAAAGAATAGAGTGGGTCTAAACTCCTCTGGAGACGATCTTAAAAAAACAGAAAAAGTATTTTATCAAGACTATGAAGAGTATCATAGGCTTACTAATGAGTTAAGCAGTGAAATTATAAATTATAGAGAACTTTTTGCAAAATTACGGGAATTAGATAATAATTTGTATGAAAAGATAAATATCTTCTCAAGCTTAAAAAACATAATTATTAATATTACAGAGGATAAGGATATATTAGGAGATCTTAATAATAATGTATTTAGAGGTACAGTTATACAGAGGGTTTTAGATAGTTTAACAGTGGATGAAGAGAGAGTTACAATTTTGGAAGAATTTCCAGAATTGGACATAGAAGAGACAACAGGTTCTTCTATAACTCTTTTTTAA
- a CDS encoding response regulator codes for MKTIFAVDDSATARASIQYTLKREGFNVELAVDGVDALNKISKYSGDIDVFLFDVNMPNMDGITLIKEVRKLNNHKFTPILFLTTESQESKKMEGKAAGASGWIVKPFEPDVFVNIIKRFTT; via the coding sequence ATGAAAACAATATTTGCAGTAGATGATTCGGCAACAGCAAGGGCTTCTATACAGTACACTCTAAAAAGAGAGGGGTTCAACGTAGAGTTAGCAGTAGATGGTGTTGATGCATTAAATAAAATTAGTAAATATAGTGGCGATATAGATGTTTTTCTTTTTGATGTGAATATGCCTAACATGGATGGAATAACTCTTATAAAGGAAGTGAGAAAGCTTAACAATCATAAGTTTACCCCCATACTATTTTTAACAACTGAATCCCAGGAGTCAAAAAAGATGGAGGGGAAAGCAGCAGGTGCAAGTGGTTGGATTGTTAAACCCTTTGAACCTGATGTGTTTGTGAATATTATTAAGAGATTTACTACTTAG
- the pgsA gene encoding CDP-diacylglycerol--glycerol-3-phosphate 3-phosphatidyltransferase, whose protein sequence is MNLANKLTLSRIFMIPLFVFFLLSGSDVTTLIAGGIFILASITDFFDGYIARSRNLVTKFGKFMDPLADKLLVLSAFICLVELQIIPGWAVIIIISRELIVSIFRAIAASDGIVIAAGSLGKYKTATQMVAVIIFCFNPLITRVTSFPIAMILFYICTILTLLSGFDYIYRNRAVLSEPK, encoded by the coding sequence ATGAACTTAGCAAACAAACTGACATTGAGTCGGATATTTATGATTCCATTATTTGTATTTTTTTTATTAAGTGGTTCTGATGTTACAACTTTAATTGCTGGAGGAATATTTATCCTAGCGTCTATAACTGACTTTTTTGATGGTTATATCGCAAGATCAAGAAATTTAGTTACAAAGTTTGGGAAATTCATGGACCCTCTAGCTGATAAGTTATTAGTACTATCTGCATTTATATGTTTAGTAGAGCTACAAATCATTCCAGGATGGGCAGTTATTATTATTATATCTAGAGAGTTAATTGTTAGTATCTTTAGAGCTATAGCAGCCTCCGATGGGATTGTTATCGCAGCAGGATCTCTAGGGAAATATAAAACAGCAACTCAGATGGTTGCTGTCATAATTTTTTGTTTTAACCCTCTAATAACAAGGGTAACTAGCTTTCCTATAGCAATGATCTTATTTTATATATGTACTATTTTAACTCTATTATCAGGATTTGATTACATCTATAGAAATAGAGCAGTTCTAAGCGAACCTAAGTAG